A genomic window from Vagococcus sp. CY52-2 includes:
- a CDS encoding YycH family regulatory protein, whose amino-acid sequence MSKLGENLLKIGVILMVLLSLFLSWKIWTKPANRSFQDRTAKVKAVVQKKDMTEVYMPTKLFYHHGNGDHFLYSNKESTMTSLHEKIVSLEFGTARTMTTGQVESLITQRDLFNLVYPSAIPASLFINMNNLSISLPRDSKNLMFNWLIMSLDDGKIYFVNYKNKLGVEVEVKGNISSITSILDAENNNYVNALLSTDNVAGIYYLADSAKLKTYSYIIATQSFTTFSHGFFNQPNDLFSNEGENLSLSNSEGESLTIDSQTGEVNYFGKLKQSHVGNENSLYYDTFQYVEDMGTSLGNLRYFSDTSNEVVYRNYVEGFPVFGDNMKGCLATTVQNKNVFIKANQDTLQIPLPSDDSVTLVPTQELVDHLKNQGADMSKIIDIQIGYKWEQNKETQQAIDLVPSWYIKYDDNWMTQEELEKTLAKGGQI is encoded by the coding sequence ATGAGTAAATTAGGAGAGAATCTGTTAAAGATTGGTGTCATTTTAATGGTGCTACTTAGTTTATTTTTATCTTGGAAAATTTGGACAAAACCTGCTAATCGCAGTTTTCAAGATAGAACAGCGAAGGTCAAAGCCGTTGTGCAGAAAAAAGATATGACGGAAGTATATATGCCAACCAAATTATTTTATCATCACGGGAATGGAGATCATTTTCTGTACTCTAATAAAGAATCTACCATGACAAGTTTGCATGAGAAAATTGTGTCACTTGAATTTGGGACTGCTCGGACTATGACAACAGGCCAAGTAGAAAGTCTAATTACGCAACGCGATTTATTTAATTTGGTTTATCCAAGTGCTATTCCAGCCTCTTTATTCATCAATATGAATAATTTATCTATCTCCTTGCCACGTGATAGTAAAAACTTAATGTTTAATTGGTTAATTATGTCACTAGATGATGGAAAAATTTACTTTGTGAATTACAAAAATAAATTAGGAGTAGAAGTTGAGGTTAAAGGAAATATTTCTAGTATTACTTCAATACTTGATGCTGAAAATAATAATTATGTAAACGCCCTATTATCTACAGATAATGTCGCAGGTATCTATTATTTAGCTGATAGTGCCAAGCTCAAAACTTATAGTTATATTATTGCCACACAGTCTTTTACGACGTTTTCACATGGCTTTTTCAATCAACCAAATGATTTGTTTTCAAATGAAGGTGAAAACTTAAGTTTGTCAAATAGTGAGGGAGAGTCATTAACTATTGATAGTCAAACAGGTGAAGTGAATTATTTTGGTAAGTTAAAACAGAGTCATGTTGGAAATGAAAATAGCTTATATTATGATACGTTTCAATATGTAGAAGACATGGGGACATCTTTAGGTAATCTACGATATTTTTCAGATACTAGTAATGAAGTGGTATATAGAAATTATGTAGAAGGATTCCCTGTATTTGGTGATAATATGAAAGGGTGTCTGGCAACGACTGTTCAAAATAAAAATGTGTTTATTAAAGCCAATCAAGATACCTTGCAAATTCCTCTACCTTCAGACGATTCTGTGACTCTTGTACCCACTCAAGAATTAGTTGATCATTTGAAAAATCAAGGTGCAGATATGTCTAAAATAATAGATATTCAGATAGGATACAAGTGGGAGCAAAATAAAGAAACGCAACAAGCCATTGATTTAGTCCCTTCTTGGTATATAAAATATGATGACAATTGGATGACTCAAGAAGAGTTAGAAAAAACACTGGCTAAAGGAGGCCAGATTTAA
- a CDS encoding two-component system regulatory protein YycI has product MDFRRVEGIFFIVFLFLNMFLFYIYQEGREPQDYISTGSISENLEERLKAEHIEVPSNLSKVKKEGYYLSAEEDDLATDAREKLTDQSWQVNNHQLTSQMMIQSDVVIKKTNAIESLDNFIRNSSNILYGIDYVLNEEETIPLKNYIYNQTYEGIPFYDETAQLSVIVSQDKFENNHISSYKQTHISRIEPLREIQSVISERDAIISLYTNNRIQSGDTIKWIHLGYTRIFSVRGKDVYIPAWFVSVESSKNVTQTERVNAFTNAVISSSVSEVINK; this is encoded by the coding sequence ATGGATTTTAGACGAGTTGAAGGCATCTTTTTTATCGTGTTTTTATTTTTGAACATGTTTTTATTCTATATCTATCAAGAAGGAAGAGAGCCTCAAGATTATATTTCAACAGGAAGTATTTCAGAAAATTTAGAAGAACGTTTAAAGGCTGAACATATTGAAGTCCCTAGCAATCTGTCAAAAGTGAAAAAAGAGGGATACTATCTCTCAGCAGAAGAAGATGACTTAGCAACTGATGCACGTGAAAAATTGACTGACCAATCATGGCAAGTGAACAATCATCAACTGACTAGTCAAATGATGATTCAATCTGATGTCGTCATAAAAAAAACAAATGCCATTGAGTCACTTGATAATTTTATTCGTAATTCATCCAATATATTATATGGAATAGATTATGTATTAAACGAAGAGGAAACCATTCCGTTAAAGAATTATATTTACAATCAAACATATGAAGGTATTCCATTTTATGATGAAACAGCCCAATTATCTGTGATTGTTTCTCAAGATAAATTTGAAAATAATCATATATCTAGCTATAAGCAAACACACATTAGTCGCATTGAGCCACTACGTGAAATACAAAGTGTCATTTCTGAGCGTGATGCGATTATTAGTTTATATACTAATAATCGCATTCAATCTGGCGATACAATTAAATGGATACACTTAGGTTATACGCGTATTTTTTCGGTTCGAGGAAAGGATGTCTATATTCCAGCGTGGTTTGTTTCAGTTGAAAGTAGTAAAAATGTGACACAAACAGAACGTGTGAACGCTTTTACTAATGCGGTCATTTCATCTTCTGTATCAGAGGTTATTAATAAGTAG
- a CDS encoding MBL fold metallo-hydrolase, which translates to MHLIVSETSFNISVLASGSTGNSLYIETDKRKVLVDAGLSGKKITSLLSSIDRSPEDLDAILVTHEHRDHIHGVGVLARKYHLDIYANELTWQAMEKSIGNVPFEQRNIFDMGKIMTFGDMDIESFGVSHDAIAPQFYRFYKDNKSFVVLTDTGYCSEQVKGIIKNADAYLLESNHDPNMLRMGHYPWNTKQRILGDKGHLSNEDGALAATEFIGDRTKHIYLGHLSKENNMKELANMTVTGILQQHGIDAGGQVNIMDTDPDKACDLFAI; encoded by the coding sequence ATGCATTTAATAGTGTCAGAAACAAGTTTTAATATTAGTGTACTGGCTAGTGGAAGTACTGGTAATTCGTTATATATTGAAACAGATAAACGAAAAGTACTAGTTGATGCTGGTCTTAGTGGAAAAAAAATCACGAGTTTACTATCATCCATTGATCGCTCGCCAGAAGATTTAGATGCAATTTTGGTAACTCATGAACATCGTGATCATATTCATGGGGTAGGTGTTTTAGCAAGAAAATATCATTTAGATATTTATGCTAATGAATTAACTTGGCAAGCGATGGAAAAATCAATAGGAAATGTTCCTTTTGAACAACGAAATATATTTGATATGGGAAAAATTATGACTTTTGGTGATATGGATATTGAAAGTTTTGGCGTATCCCATGATGCAATAGCGCCACAATTTTATCGATTTTATAAGGATAATAAATCGTTTGTTGTTTTAACCGATACTGGATATTGCAGTGAACAAGTTAAAGGCATCATAAAAAATGCTGATGCTTACTTATTAGAAAGTAACCATGACCCTAATATGTTGCGGATGGGTCATTATCCATGGAACACTAAGCAACGGATATTAGGTGATAAAGGCCATTTATCAAATGAAGATGGTGCACTAGCTGCTACTGAATTTATTGGTGATCGAACCAAACACATTTATTTAGGGCATTTAAGTAAAGAGAATAATATGAAAGAGTTAGCTAATATGACAGTAACAGGTATTTTACAACAACATGGTATTGATGCAGGTGGTCAAGTTAACATTATGGACACTGACCCTGATAAAGCCTGTGATTTATTTGCAATTTAG
- a CDS encoding S1C family serine protease, producing the protein MRKDVTPNEEQKRETIHKKNNPTPSNPSLFKRFGISLAAGALGGLLVVGGSAYINDHNASSSNNASTTTAPVEKGKTTVSNVNVNVESEVTKAVEKVEDAVVSVTTYQKSNSELSDIEKIFGPASGSQSSKDELQEAGEGSGVIYRKDNGKAYIVTNNHVVAGASAVSIMLHSGKKADAKIIGTDTYSDLAVLEISDKDVTTIAEFGNSNNVKVGETVLAIGSPLGSTFANSVSQGIISAKDRMITNQTSDGAIINSKAIQTDAAINPGNSGGALINTAGQVIGINSSKIAQAASGVSAEGMGFAIPSNEVVNIINQLEQGKSVARPMLGIKMVNLNVLKTEDKKSVLKLDDKITNGVVVASVEKDTPAAAAGLKQYDVITKIDGKDISSTTELQSILYSKNIGDKIELTYYRDGKEAKTTVNLTEDSSKLEEQQKQAQEQQTEQSRNNSTNPFN; encoded by the coding sequence ATGAGAAAAGACGTCACACCAAACGAAGAACAAAAGCGTGAAACGATACATAAAAAAAATAATCCTACTCCATCAAACCCCTCTCTTTTTAAGCGTTTTGGTATTTCATTAGCCGCTGGTGCATTGGGTGGGCTACTCGTAGTAGGGGGTTCTGCTTATATAAATGACCATAATGCGTCAAGCTCCAATAATGCGTCAACTACAACTGCACCTGTTGAAAAAGGAAAAACAACTGTCAGCAATGTGAATGTCAATGTTGAATCCGAAGTAACAAAGGCAGTTGAAAAAGTTGAAGATGCTGTTGTATCCGTTACAACTTACCAAAAAAGTAATTCTGAATTATCCGATATAGAAAAAATATTTGGTCCTGCTTCTGGTTCACAATCATCTAAAGATGAATTACAAGAAGCTGGTGAAGGTAGTGGTGTTATCTACAGAAAAGATAATGGAAAGGCTTATATTGTAACTAATAATCATGTTGTTGCTGGTGCTAGTGCTGTCAGTATTATGTTACATAGTGGTAAAAAAGCTGATGCCAAAATCATAGGAACAGATACCTATAGTGACTTAGCTGTTCTTGAAATTTCCGATAAAGACGTTACCACTATAGCTGAATTTGGTAATTCAAACAACGTAAAAGTTGGTGAAACTGTTCTAGCAATCGGTTCTCCTCTTGGATCAACTTTTGCAAACTCTGTTTCTCAAGGAATTATCTCAGCAAAAGATCGTATGATTACAAATCAAACATCTGATGGTGCGATTATTAATAGTAAAGCTATTCAAACAGATGCGGCAATTAACCCAGGTAACTCTGGTGGTGCTTTGATCAATACTGCTGGACAAGTTATTGGAATCAATTCAAGTAAAATCGCTCAAGCAGCTTCTGGTGTGAGTGCTGAAGGGATGGGATTTGCTATTCCAAGTAATGAAGTAGTCAATATCATTAATCAACTTGAACAAGGTAAATCTGTCGCTCGTCCTATGCTTGGTATAAAAATGGTTAATTTAAATGTATTAAAAACAGAAGACAAGAAAAGTGTTCTAAAATTAGATGATAAAATTACTAATGGTGTCGTAGTTGCCTCTGTTGAGAAGGATACACCTGCTGCAGCTGCTGGTTTGAAACAATATGATGTCATTACTAAAATAGATGGGAAAGACATTTCTAGCACAACTGAACTACAATCCATTCTTTATTCTAAAAACATTGGTGATAAAATAGAATTGACTTACTATCGCGATGGAAAAGAAGCAAAAACAACGGTTAACTTGACTGAAGATTCCAGTAAATTAGAAGAACAACAAAAACAGGCTCAAGAACAACAAACAGAACAAAGTCGTAATAACTCAACTAACCCTTTTAACTAA
- the rlmH gene encoding 23S rRNA (pseudouridine(1915)-N(3))-methyltransferase RlmH produces the protein MKIKIITVGKLKEKYLRQGIDEYSKRLSRYCKLEMIEVSDEKAPESLSQIEMKQVKDKEGQRILSKVSDQDYVFALAIEGKQLSSEEFASELDKLTTRGKSQFVFIIGGSLGLSTDVLKRSDEKLSFGRLTYPHQLMKLVLTEQIYRTFRINNGEPYHK, from the coding sequence GTGAAAATAAAAATCATTACGGTAGGCAAATTAAAAGAGAAATATTTGAGACAGGGGATCGATGAGTATAGTAAACGCTTGAGTCGATATTGCAAATTAGAGATGATAGAGGTGTCTGATGAAAAAGCACCAGAAAGCCTAAGCCAGATAGAGATGAAACAAGTTAAGGACAAAGAAGGACAACGCATTTTAAGTAAGGTAAGTGACCAAGATTACGTCTTTGCTTTAGCTATTGAAGGCAAACAATTATCATCAGAAGAATTCGCTAGTGAACTAGACAAATTAACAACACGTGGGAAAAGTCAGTTTGTGTTTATTATAGGAGGATCACTTGGGTTATCCACAGATGTGTTAAAGAGAAGTGATGAAAAACTATCATTTGGTCGACTGACTTATCCACACCAATTAATGAAATTGGTTTTAACAGAACAAATTTATCGAACTTTCAGGATTAATAATGGAGAACCGTATCATAAATGA
- a CDS encoding JAB domain-containing protein translates to MKPRKRIDVVSLKLVKESSLLYEPRQCTSVASAYQLVRPFIEEKDREHLVVVGLNTKHEPLIINLVHIGTVNQSIAEPRDIFKPVLLSNSTRYIVAHNHPSGDTTPSTQDKLLTKKLKAAGELLGIELLDHLIIGGNCYYSFKEEGQL, encoded by the coding sequence ATGAAACCTAGGAAAAGAATTGATGTCGTGAGTTTAAAATTGGTTAAGGAGTCCAGCTTATTGTATGAGCCAAGACAATGTACTTCTGTGGCATCCGCTTACCAACTAGTGAGACCCTTTATTGAAGAAAAAGATAGAGAACATTTGGTTGTCGTGGGGCTCAATACAAAACATGAACCTTTAATTATTAACTTAGTTCATATAGGAACAGTTAATCAGAGTATCGCAGAACCTAGAGATATTTTTAAACCAGTTCTACTGTCTAACAGTACTAGATATATAGTTGCTCATAATCATCCTTCTGGAGATACGACACCTTCAACACAAGATAAGTTATTAACAAAAAAATTAAAAGCTGCGGGAGAGTTGTTAGGAATAGAATTACTGGATCATTTAATTATAGGAGGTAATTGTTATTATTCTTTTAAAGAAGAGGGACAACTATAA
- a CDS encoding IS6-like element IS1216 family transposase — protein MNHFKGKQFQQDVIIVAVGYYLRYNLSYREVQEILYDRGINVSHTTIYRWVQEYGKLLYQIWKKKNKKSFYSWKMDETYIKIKGKWHYLYRAIDADGLTLDIWLRKKRDTQAAYAFLKRLVKQFDEPKVVVTDKAPSITSAFKKLKEYGFYQGTEHRTIKYLNNLIEQDHRPVKRRNKFYRSLRTASTTIKGMEAIRGLYKKTRKEGTLFGFSVCTEIKVLLGIPA, from the coding sequence ATGAATCATTTTAAAGGAAAGCAATTTCAGCAGGATGTGATTATTGTAGCCGTGGGCTACTATCTTCGTTATAACCTTAGCTATCGTGAAGTTCAAGAAATCTTATATGATCGTGGCATTAACGTTTCTCATACGACGATTTATCGTTGGGTGCAAGAATATGGCAAACTACTCTATCAAATTTGGAAAAAGAAAAATAAAAAATCCTTTTATTCATGGAAAATGGATGAAACGTACATCAAAATTAAAGGAAAATGGCATTATTTGTATCGAGCCATCGATGCAGATGGTTTAACCTTGGATATTTGGTTACGTAAAAAACGGGACACACAAGCAGCCTATGCTTTTCTTAAGCGGTTAGTGAAGCAGTTTGATGAACCGAAGGTTGTAGTCACAGATAAAGCCCCCTCTATTACAAGTGCCTTTAAGAAACTAAAAGAATACGGCTTTTATCAAGGGACAGAACATCGTACCATTAAATACCTGAATAATTTGATTGAACAAGACCATCGTCCAGTAAAGAGACGCAATAAATTCTATCGAAGTTTACGCACTGCCTCTACCACGATTAAAGGCATGGAAGCCATTCGAGGATTATATAAGAAAACCCGAAAAGAAGGCACTCTCTTCGGGTTTTCGGTCTGTACTGAAATCAAGGTATTATTGGGAATCCCAGCTTAA
- a CDS encoding recombinase zinc beta ribbon domain-containing protein gives MQFARQCGDIYRRVHWNNRGYKSIVWRCVSRLEEKGSECTAPTINEETLQTAVVKAINELLANKEPFLQALQKNIATILNEENDNATNDIDSKLEELQQQLLIQAKSKNDYEDVADEIYHLRELKQNALVENAEREGKRQRIAEMTDFFNEQSCELEEYDEQLVRRLIEKVTVFHDKFAVEFKSGVEIDVEG, from the coding sequence TTGCAGTTTGCTCGCCAGTGCGGTGATATTTACCGCCGGGTACACTGGAATAACCGAGGTTACAAGTCTATTGTTTGGAGATGCGTCAGCCGTTTGGAGGAAAAAGGATCTGAATGTACTGCCCCTACCATAAACGAGGAAACATTGCAGACAGCAGTGGTTAAGGCTATTAACGAACTTTTGGCTAACAAAGAACCCTTCCTCCAGGCGTTGCAGAAAAACATAGCTACTATACTTAATGAAGAAAATGATAATGCCACCAATGATATTGATAGCAAATTGGAAGAATTACAACAACAGCTTCTTATCCAAGCAAAATCCAAGAATGACTATGAAGATGTGGCTGATGAAATCTACCACCTTCGAGAATTGAAGCAAAATGCACTTGTTGAAAATGCAGAGCGTGAAGGAAAAAGGCAACGAATCGCTGAAATGACTGATTTCTTTAATGAACAATCCTGTGAGTTAGAGGAATATGATGAGCAGTTAGTAAGGAGGCTTATAGAAAAAGTTACGGTATTTCATGATAAGTTCGCCGTTGAATTCAAATCAGGAGTCGAGATTGATGTAGAAGGGTAA
- the lsa(E) gene encoding ABC-F type ribosomal protection protein Lsa(E) — protein sequence MSLINVSNLTFSYEGSYDNIFENVSFQIDTDWKLGFIGRNGRGKTTFLNLLLGKYAYSGNISSTVKFEYFPYDVEDKSLYTIEVMKSICTECMDWEIFREISLLDVQEDALYRPFNTLSNGEQTKVLLAALFLTASCFLLIDEPTNHLDIDARNVVQNYLKRKKGFILVSHDRSLLDQCVDHILSINKTNIEIQKGNFTSWWENKTLQDNFELAENKKLLKEIGRLSYAAKRSSNWSNKVEKSKYGTTNSGSKLDKGYVGHKAAKAMKRAKNIESRHQEAVLQKSELLHNIEQYDDLKISPLEFHKECLIEANDLSLSYGDKEVCSNLNFRVNIGDRVAIIGKNGSGKSSILKLINGDDIKFTGNFMLASGLKISYISQDTSYLKGNLSEFAYNNKIDETLFKTILRKLDFNREQFDKNMVDFSAGQKKKVLIAKSLCESAHLYIWDEPLNYIDIFSRIQIEKMILEYCPTLLFVEHDDAFCNNICTKNINLGL from the coding sequence ATGTCCTTAATAAATGTTTCAAATCTAACTTTTTCATATGAAGGAAGTTATGACAATATTTTTGAAAATGTAAGTTTTCAGATAGATACAGATTGGAAACTCGGTTTTATTGGAAGAAACGGACGCGGTAAAACTACTTTCTTAAATTTACTGCTTGGCAAATATGCGTATTCCGGCAATATAAGTTCTACAGTTAAGTTTGAGTATTTTCCTTATGATGTGGAAGATAAGAGTCTATATACAATTGAAGTAATGAAGAGTATTTGTACGGAATGTATGGATTGGGAGATTTTTCGTGAAATATCATTGCTTGATGTTCAAGAAGATGCTTTATATCGTCCGTTTAATACATTGTCAAATGGTGAGCAAACAAAGGTCCTTCTTGCAGCTTTATTCCTTACAGCGAGTTGTTTCCTGCTTATTGATGAACCTACAAACCATCTTGACATCGATGCACGTAATGTAGTGCAAAACTATTTGAAACGCAAGAAGGGGTTTATTTTGGTATCTCATGATAGAAGCTTACTTGATCAATGTGTTGACCATATACTATCTATCAATAAAACGAATATCGAAATCCAAAAGGGAAATTTTACTTCTTGGTGGGAGAACAAAACGTTACAAGATAATTTTGAACTGGCAGAAAACAAGAAACTCCTTAAAGAAATAGGAAGGTTGTCTTATGCAGCAAAACGTAGTTCAAACTGGTCAAATAAAGTAGAAAAAAGTAAATATGGAACAACAAATTCTGGTTCAAAACTGGATAAGGGTTATGTTGGACATAAGGCTGCAAAAGCGATGAAACGTGCCAAAAATATTGAGTCAAGACATCAGGAAGCCGTTTTACAAAAATCAGAACTGCTCCACAACATTGAACAATATGATGACTTAAAAATTTCACCACTTGAATTTCACAAAGAGTGCTTAATAGAAGCGAATGATTTATCATTGTCTTATGGAGATAAAGAAGTATGCAGTAATCTTAATTTCAGAGTCAATATTGGTGATAGAGTTGCCATTATCGGAAAAAATGGGAGTGGTAAGTCTAGTATCCTAAAATTGATTAATGGAGATGATATTAAATTTACCGGAAATTTTATGCTAGCAAGTGGACTAAAAATTTCTTATATTTCGCAAGATACTTCATATTTAAAAGGTAATCTATCTGAATTTGCCTATAATAATAAGATCGATGAAACTCTATTTAAAACGATTCTTCGTAAACTGGATTTTAATAGAGAGCAGTTTGATAAGAACATGGTGGATTTTAGTGCTGGTCAGAAAAAGAAAGTACTAATTGCTAAAAGCCTTTGTGAAAGTGCACATTTGTATATATGGGATGAGCCATTGAACTATATTGATATTTTTTCACGTATCCAAATTGAAAAAATGATTTTGGAATATTGTCCTACACTATTGTTTGTGGAGCATGATGATGCTTTTTGCAATAACATTTGTACGAAAAATATTAATTTAGGTTTGTAG
- the lnu(B) gene encoding lincosamide nucleotidyltransferase Lnu(B), whose protein sequence is MLKQKELIANVKNLTESDERITACMMYGSFTKGEGDQYSDIEFYIFLKDSITSNFDSSNWLFDVAPYLMLYKNEYGTEVVIFDNLIRGEFHFLSEKDMNIIPSFKDSGYIPDTKAMLIYDETGQLENYLSEISGARPNRLTEENANFLLCNFSNLWLMGINVLKRGEYARSLELLSQLQKNTLQLIRMAEKNADNWLNMSKNLEKEISLENYKKFAKTTARLDKVELFEAYKNSLLLVMDLQSHLIEQYNLKVTHDILERLLNYISE, encoded by the coding sequence ATGTTAAAACAAAAAGAATTAATTGCAAACGTTAAGAATCTTACTGAGTCAGATGAACGAATTACAGCTTGTATGATGTATGGATCGTTTACCAAAGGAGAAGGTGACCAATACTCTGATATAGAGTTCTATATATTTTTGAAAGATAGTATAACCTCGAACTTTGATTCATCCAACTGGTTGTTTGACGTAGCTCCGTACTTGATGCTTTATAAAAATGAGTACGGAACAGAGGTAGTTATTTTTGATAATCTTATACGTGGGGAATTTCATTTCCTTTCTGAAAAAGATATGAACATAATCCCCTCGTTTAAAGATTCAGGTTATATTCCTGATACGAAGGCTATGCTTATTTACGATGAAACAGGGCAATTAGAAAATTATTTATCAGAGATAAGTGGTGCAAGACCAAATAGACTTACTGAAGAAAATGCTAATTTTTTGTTGTGTAATTTCTCTAATCTATGGTTGATGGGAATCAACGTTCTAAAAAGAGGAGAATATGCTCGTTCATTAGAACTCTTATCACAACTTCAAAAAAATACACTACAACTTATACGTATGGCAGAAAAAAATGCTGATAATTGGCTAAACATGAGTAAAAACCTTGAAAAAGAAATTAGCCTTGAAAATTATAAAAAATTTGCAAAGACCACTGCTCGATTAGATAAGGTAGAATTATTTGAAGCCTATAAAAATTCTTTGCTATTAGTTATGGATTTGCAAAGTCACCTTATTGAACAATACAACTTAAAAGTTACACATGACATTTTAGAAAGATTGTTGAATTACATTAGTGAATAG
- a CDS encoding PASTA domain-containing protein yields the protein MKKKKRVRISKIKNKKYKKLSKSWKRFIISFFLIISLVSAYLFFKAYHYINDIPEAQNITQEEIYLLTKIEETDTRLIRALKNNAFESWLYEANDEKVKQLSKNEASLLEVMEGKTAISDIDATMVNLKKHIDIIEDEDIEELYIMYYRSVLPRQYNKLRDIFQEATVTNAEKMSTDGQELLNLLNKIYNQEGMLTVTNEQSFQKSVSLLDEINDNIIEANNIKHQVYSYRNLLEAIPAPNTKFGMELSGYVDLANNYLQSKTMEEEFKRKYSDLQSNLETNEKLIKKSVDMPDLVGMTVREAKQEMNQLNLNLSIQGYTNTTYKNGETAPDDIRDTESWDRDEKDKILKQEPSPQTYQFIVKGSTIQVVVENQPIVKKAFSSESSSLSTSSSTSTSISSTTSETTSPSTEETTESSD from the coding sequence ATGAAAAAGAAAAAACGTGTGAGGATATCTAAAATAAAGAATAAAAAATATAAGAAACTAAGTAAATCTTGGAAACGATTTATTATTTCATTTTTTCTAATAATTAGTTTAGTCAGTGCCTATTTATTTTTCAAAGCATATCATTATATTAATGATATACCTGAGGCACAAAATATCACTCAAGAAGAGATCTATCTTCTCACTAAGATTGAAGAGACAGATACCAGATTAATAAGAGCTTTAAAAAATAATGCATTTGAGTCGTGGTTATATGAAGCAAATGATGAAAAAGTTAAACAACTATCTAAAAATGAAGCATCACTATTAGAAGTAATGGAGGGAAAAACAGCTATTTCAGATATTGATGCTACTATGGTGAATCTAAAGAAACATATCGACATTATAGAAGATGAAGATATTGAAGAATTGTATATTATGTACTACAGAAGTGTCCTACCGAGACAATATAATAAATTAAGGGATATCTTTCAAGAAGCAACTGTTACAAATGCTGAAAAGATGAGTACAGATGGACAAGAATTACTAAATTTATTGAACAAAATATATAATCAAGAAGGGATGCTAACAGTCACAAATGAGCAAAGCTTTCAAAAATCTGTTAGTTTATTAGATGAAATAAATGACAATATAATTGAAGCAAATAACATTAAACATCAAGTTTATTCTTATCGTAATCTTTTAGAAGCTATACCCGCACCGAATACTAAATTTGGAATGGAACTAAGTGGATATGTTGATTTGGCAAATAATTATCTTCAGTCAAAAACTATGGAAGAGGAGTTTAAAAGAAAATATAGTGACCTTCAATCTAATTTAGAAACTAACGAGAAACTAATTAAAAAATCAGTCGACATGCCAGATTTAGTTGGGATGACTGTTAGAGAAGCTAAGCAAGAAATGAACCAATTAAACTTAAATTTAAGTATACAAGGTTATACTAACACGACGTATAAAAATGGTGAAACAGCCCCTGATGATATCCGTGATACGGAAAGTTGGGATAGGGATGAAAAAGATAAAATTTTAAAACAAGAACCTTCACCTCAAACCTATCAATTTATTGTTAAAGGATCTACCATCCAAGTAGTAGTGGAGAATCAACCTATTGTCAAAAAAGCATTTTCTTCAGAATCGAGTAGCTTGTCTACTTCGTCTTCTACCTCTACTTCTATCTCTTCGACAACTAGTGAAACTACCTCACCCAGTACAGAGGAGACAACAGAATCAAGTGATTAA